A section of the Salvelinus alpinus chromosome 36, SLU_Salpinus.1, whole genome shotgun sequence genome encodes:
- the LOC139564908 gene encoding ELAV-like protein 3 isoform X1: MSRMVTQIISTMETQVSNGPSGTSLPNGPVISTNGATDDSKTNLIVNYLPQNMTQEEFKSLFGSIGEIESCKLVRDKITGIHDASAGQSLGYGFVNYVDPNDADKAINTLNGLKLQTKTIKVSYARPSSASIRDANLYVSGLPKTMTQKDMEQLFSQYGRIITSRILVDQVTAGISRGVGFIRFDKRNEAEEAIKGLNGQKPLGAAEPITVKFANNPSQKTGQALLTQLYQTAARRYTGPLHHQTQRFSLIPPFGKGPDPNNSTKPILDNLLNASYGVKSSPSLLPRFSPITIDSMTSLAGVNLTGPTGAGWCIFVYNLSPEADESVLWQLFGPFGAVTNVKVIRDFTTNKCKGFGFVTMTNYDEAAMAIASLNGYRLGDRVLQVSFKTSKQHKA; the protein is encoded by the exons CAGATAATCAGCACCATGGAAACCCAGGTGTCCAACGGTCCGAGCGGAACCAGCCTGCCTAATGGGCCAGTCATCAGCACCAACGGTGCCACAGACGACAGCAAGACCAACCTAATCGTCAACTACCTGCCTCAGAACATGACCCAGGAGGAATTCAAGAGCCTATTCGGTAGCATCGGAGAGATTGAATCCTGCAAACTGGTCCGAGACAAGATTACAGGTATTCATGATGCTTCAGCAG GCCAGAGTTTGGGCTATGGGTTCGTAAACTATGTGGATCCCAATGACGCAGACAAGGCCATCAACACACTCAACGGTCTCAAACTGCAGACCAAAACAATTAAG GTATCGTACGCCCGCCCCAGTTCAGCTTCTATCCGTGATGCCAACCTGTATGTGAGCGGTCTGCCTAAGACCATGACCCAGAAGGACATGGAGCAGCTGTTCTCCCAGTATGGACGCATCATCACCTCCCGCATCCTGGTGGACCAGGTTACAG CAGGTATATCGCGAGGAGTGGGCTTCATCCGGTTTGACAAGCGGAACGAGGCGGAAGAGGCCATCAAGGGCCTGAACGGCCAGAAGCCCCTGGGCGCAGCCGAACCCATCACGGTGAAGTTCGCCAACAACCCCAGCCAGAAGACGGGCCAGGCCCTGCTCACCCAGCTGTACCAGACCGCTGCACGCCGCTACACTGGCCCCCTGCACCACCAGACTCAGCGCTTCAG CCTCATCCCTCCATTTGGAAAGGGACCAGATCCAAATAACAGCACAAAACCAAT ACTCGACAATTTACTAAACGCCAGCTACGGAGTCAAGAG ttctccctctctccttcctaggTTCTCCCCCATCACCATCGACAGCATGACCAGCCTGGCGGGAGTCAACCTGACCGGGCCCACCGGAGCCGGCTGGTGCATCTTCGTCTACAACCTATCGCCCGAGGCTGACGAAAGCGTCCTGTGGCAGCTGTTTGGGCCCTTCGGCGCCGTCACAAACGTCAAGGTCATCCGTGACTTCACCACCAACAAATGTAAGGGCTTCGGCTTCGTCACCATGACCAACTACGACGAGGCAGCCATGGCCATCGCTAGTCTCAACGGCTACCGCTTGGGAGACCGCGTGCTGCAGGTCTCCTTCAAGACCAGCAAGCAACACaaggcctga
- the LOC139564908 gene encoding ELAV-like protein 3 isoform X10, translating into MSRMVTQIISTMETQVSNGPSGTSLPNGPVISTNGATDDSKTNLIVNYLPQNMTQEEFKSLFGSIGEIESCKLVRDKITGIHDASAGQSLGYGFVNYVDPNDADKAINTLNGLKLQTKTIKVSYARPSSASIRDANLYVSGLPKTMTQKDMEQLFSQYGRIITSRILVDQVTAGISRGVGFIRFDKRNEAEEAIKGLNGQKPLGAAEPITVKFANNPSQKTGQALLTQLYQTAARRYTGPLHHQTQRFSSPSLLPRFSPITIDSMTSLAGVNLTGPTGAGWCIFVYNLSPEADESVLWQLFGPFGAVTNVKVIRDFTTNKCKGFGFVTMTNYDEAAMAIASLNGYRLGDRVLQVSFKTSKQHKA; encoded by the exons CAGATAATCAGCACCATGGAAACCCAGGTGTCCAACGGTCCGAGCGGAACCAGCCTGCCTAATGGGCCAGTCATCAGCACCAACGGTGCCACAGACGACAGCAAGACCAACCTAATCGTCAACTACCTGCCTCAGAACATGACCCAGGAGGAATTCAAGAGCCTATTCGGTAGCATCGGAGAGATTGAATCCTGCAAACTGGTCCGAGACAAGATTACAGGTATTCATGATGCTTCAGCAG GCCAGAGTTTGGGCTATGGGTTCGTAAACTATGTGGATCCCAATGACGCAGACAAGGCCATCAACACACTCAACGGTCTCAAACTGCAGACCAAAACAATTAAG GTATCGTACGCCCGCCCCAGTTCAGCTTCTATCCGTGATGCCAACCTGTATGTGAGCGGTCTGCCTAAGACCATGACCCAGAAGGACATGGAGCAGCTGTTCTCCCAGTATGGACGCATCATCACCTCCCGCATCCTGGTGGACCAGGTTACAG CAGGTATATCGCGAGGAGTGGGCTTCATCCGGTTTGACAAGCGGAACGAGGCGGAAGAGGCCATCAAGGGCCTGAACGGCCAGAAGCCCCTGGGCGCAGCCGAACCCATCACGGTGAAGTTCGCCAACAACCCCAGCCAGAAGACGGGCCAGGCCCTGCTCACCCAGCTGTACCAGACCGCTGCACGCCGCTACACTGGCCCCCTGCACCACCAGACTCAGCGCTTCAG ttctccctctctccttcctaggTTCTCCCCCATCACCATCGACAGCATGACCAGCCTGGCGGGAGTCAACCTGACCGGGCCCACCGGAGCCGGCTGGTGCATCTTCGTCTACAACCTATCGCCCGAGGCTGACGAAAGCGTCCTGTGGCAGCTGTTTGGGCCCTTCGGCGCCGTCACAAACGTCAAGGTCATCCGTGACTTCACCACCAACAAATGTAAGGGCTTCGGCTTCGTCACCATGACCAACTACGACGAGGCAGCCATGGCCATCGCTAGTCTCAACGGCTACCGCTTGGGAGACCGCGTGCTGCAGGTCTCCTTCAAGACCAGCAAGCAACACaaggcctga
- the LOC139564908 gene encoding ELAV-like protein 3 isoform X12 gives MSRMVTQIISTMETQVSNGPSGTSLPNGPVISTNGATDDSKTNLIVNYLPQNMTQEEFKSLFGSIGEIESCKLVRDKITGIHDASAGQSLGYGFVNYVDPNDADKAINTLNGLKLQTKTIKVSYARPSSASIRDANLYVSGLPKTMTQKDMEQLFSQYGRIITSRILVDQVTGISRGVGFIRFDKRNEAEEAIKGLNGQKPLGAAEPITVKFANNPSQKTGQALLTQLYQTAARRYTGPLHHQTQRFRFSPITIDSMTSLAGVNLTGPTGAGWCIFVYNLSPEADESVLWQLFGPFGAVTNVKVIRDFTTNKCKGFGFVTMTNYDEAAMAIASLNGYRLGDRVLQVSFKTSKQHKA, from the exons CAGATAATCAGCACCATGGAAACCCAGGTGTCCAACGGTCCGAGCGGAACCAGCCTGCCTAATGGGCCAGTCATCAGCACCAACGGTGCCACAGACGACAGCAAGACCAACCTAATCGTCAACTACCTGCCTCAGAACATGACCCAGGAGGAATTCAAGAGCCTATTCGGTAGCATCGGAGAGATTGAATCCTGCAAACTGGTCCGAGACAAGATTACAGGTATTCATGATGCTTCAGCAG GCCAGAGTTTGGGCTATGGGTTCGTAAACTATGTGGATCCCAATGACGCAGACAAGGCCATCAACACACTCAACGGTCTCAAACTGCAGACCAAAACAATTAAG GTATCGTACGCCCGCCCCAGTTCAGCTTCTATCCGTGATGCCAACCTGTATGTGAGCGGTCTGCCTAAGACCATGACCCAGAAGGACATGGAGCAGCTGTTCTCCCAGTATGGACGCATCATCACCTCCCGCATCCTGGTGGACCAGGTTACAG GTATATCGCGAGGAGTGGGCTTCATCCGGTTTGACAAGCGGAACGAGGCGGAAGAGGCCATCAAGGGCCTGAACGGCCAGAAGCCCCTGGGCGCAGCCGAACCCATCACGGTGAAGTTCGCCAACAACCCCAGCCAGAAGACGGGCCAGGCCCTGCTCACCCAGCTGTACCAGACCGCTGCACGCCGCTACACTGGCCCCCTGCACCACCAGACTCAGCGCTTCAG gTTCTCCCCCATCACCATCGACAGCATGACCAGCCTGGCGGGAGTCAACCTGACCGGGCCCACCGGAGCCGGCTGGTGCATCTTCGTCTACAACCTATCGCCCGAGGCTGACGAAAGCGTCCTGTGGCAGCTGTTTGGGCCCTTCGGCGCCGTCACAAACGTCAAGGTCATCCGTGACTTCACCACCAACAAATGTAAGGGCTTCGGCTTCGTCACCATGACCAACTACGACGAGGCAGCCATGGCCATCGCTAGTCTCAACGGCTACCGCTTGGGAGACCGCGTGCTGCAGGTCTCCTTCAAGACCAGCAAGCAACACaaggcctga
- the LOC139564908 gene encoding ELAV-like protein 3 isoform X4, translating into MSRMVTQIISTMETQVSNGPSGTSLPNGPVISTNGATDDSKTNLIVNYLPQNMTQEEFKSLFGSIGEIESCKLVRDKITGQSLGYGFVNYVDPNDADKAINTLNGLKLQTKTIKVSYARPSSASIRDANLYVSGLPKTMTQKDMEQLFSQYGRIITSRILVDQVTAGISRGVGFIRFDKRNEAEEAIKGLNGQKPLGAAEPITVKFANNPSQKTGQALLTQLYQTAARRYTGPLHHQTQRFSLIPPFGKGPDPNNSTKPILDNLLNASYGVKSSPSLLPRFSPITIDSMTSLAGVNLTGPTGAGWCIFVYNLSPEADESVLWQLFGPFGAVTNVKVIRDFTTNKCKGFGFVTMTNYDEAAMAIASLNGYRLGDRVLQVSFKTSKQHKA; encoded by the exons CAGATAATCAGCACCATGGAAACCCAGGTGTCCAACGGTCCGAGCGGAACCAGCCTGCCTAATGGGCCAGTCATCAGCACCAACGGTGCCACAGACGACAGCAAGACCAACCTAATCGTCAACTACCTGCCTCAGAACATGACCCAGGAGGAATTCAAGAGCCTATTCGGTAGCATCGGAGAGATTGAATCCTGCAAACTGGTCCGAGACAAGATTACAG GCCAGAGTTTGGGCTATGGGTTCGTAAACTATGTGGATCCCAATGACGCAGACAAGGCCATCAACACACTCAACGGTCTCAAACTGCAGACCAAAACAATTAAG GTATCGTACGCCCGCCCCAGTTCAGCTTCTATCCGTGATGCCAACCTGTATGTGAGCGGTCTGCCTAAGACCATGACCCAGAAGGACATGGAGCAGCTGTTCTCCCAGTATGGACGCATCATCACCTCCCGCATCCTGGTGGACCAGGTTACAG CAGGTATATCGCGAGGAGTGGGCTTCATCCGGTTTGACAAGCGGAACGAGGCGGAAGAGGCCATCAAGGGCCTGAACGGCCAGAAGCCCCTGGGCGCAGCCGAACCCATCACGGTGAAGTTCGCCAACAACCCCAGCCAGAAGACGGGCCAGGCCCTGCTCACCCAGCTGTACCAGACCGCTGCACGCCGCTACACTGGCCCCCTGCACCACCAGACTCAGCGCTTCAG CCTCATCCCTCCATTTGGAAAGGGACCAGATCCAAATAACAGCACAAAACCAAT ACTCGACAATTTACTAAACGCCAGCTACGGAGTCAAGAG ttctccctctctccttcctaggTTCTCCCCCATCACCATCGACAGCATGACCAGCCTGGCGGGAGTCAACCTGACCGGGCCCACCGGAGCCGGCTGGTGCATCTTCGTCTACAACCTATCGCCCGAGGCTGACGAAAGCGTCCTGTGGCAGCTGTTTGGGCCCTTCGGCGCCGTCACAAACGTCAAGGTCATCCGTGACTTCACCACCAACAAATGTAAGGGCTTCGGCTTCGTCACCATGACCAACTACGACGAGGCAGCCATGGCCATCGCTAGTCTCAACGGCTACCGCTTGGGAGACCGCGTGCTGCAGGTCTCCTTCAAGACCAGCAAGCAACACaaggcctga
- the LOC139564908 gene encoding ELAV-like protein 3 isoform X8, giving the protein MSRMVTQIISTMETQVSNGPSGTSLPNGPVISTNGATDDSKTNLIVNYLPQNMTQEEFKSLFGSIGEIESCKLVRDKITGIHDASAGQSLGYGFVNYVDPNDADKAINTLNGLKLQTKTIKVSYARPSSASIRDANLYVSGLPKTMTQKDMEQLFSQYGRIITSRILVDQVTAGISRGVGFIRFDKRNEAEEAIKGLNGQKPLGAAEPITVKFANNPSQKTGQALLTQLYQTAARRYTGPLHHQTQRFSLIPPFGKGPDPNNSTKPISPSLLPRFSPITIDSMTSLAGVNLTGPTGAGWCIFVYNLSPEADESVLWQLFGPFGAVTNVKVIRDFTTNKCKGFGFVTMTNYDEAAMAIASLNGYRLGDRVLQVSFKTSKQHKA; this is encoded by the exons CAGATAATCAGCACCATGGAAACCCAGGTGTCCAACGGTCCGAGCGGAACCAGCCTGCCTAATGGGCCAGTCATCAGCACCAACGGTGCCACAGACGACAGCAAGACCAACCTAATCGTCAACTACCTGCCTCAGAACATGACCCAGGAGGAATTCAAGAGCCTATTCGGTAGCATCGGAGAGATTGAATCCTGCAAACTGGTCCGAGACAAGATTACAGGTATTCATGATGCTTCAGCAG GCCAGAGTTTGGGCTATGGGTTCGTAAACTATGTGGATCCCAATGACGCAGACAAGGCCATCAACACACTCAACGGTCTCAAACTGCAGACCAAAACAATTAAG GTATCGTACGCCCGCCCCAGTTCAGCTTCTATCCGTGATGCCAACCTGTATGTGAGCGGTCTGCCTAAGACCATGACCCAGAAGGACATGGAGCAGCTGTTCTCCCAGTATGGACGCATCATCACCTCCCGCATCCTGGTGGACCAGGTTACAG CAGGTATATCGCGAGGAGTGGGCTTCATCCGGTTTGACAAGCGGAACGAGGCGGAAGAGGCCATCAAGGGCCTGAACGGCCAGAAGCCCCTGGGCGCAGCCGAACCCATCACGGTGAAGTTCGCCAACAACCCCAGCCAGAAGACGGGCCAGGCCCTGCTCACCCAGCTGTACCAGACCGCTGCACGCCGCTACACTGGCCCCCTGCACCACCAGACTCAGCGCTTCAG CCTCATCCCTCCATTTGGAAAGGGACCAGATCCAAATAACAGCACAAAACCAAT ttctccctctctccttcctaggTTCTCCCCCATCACCATCGACAGCATGACCAGCCTGGCGGGAGTCAACCTGACCGGGCCCACCGGAGCCGGCTGGTGCATCTTCGTCTACAACCTATCGCCCGAGGCTGACGAAAGCGTCCTGTGGCAGCTGTTTGGGCCCTTCGGCGCCGTCACAAACGTCAAGGTCATCCGTGACTTCACCACCAACAAATGTAAGGGCTTCGGCTTCGTCACCATGACCAACTACGACGAGGCAGCCATGGCCATCGCTAGTCTCAACGGCTACCGCTTGGGAGACCGCGTGCTGCAGGTCTCCTTCAAGACCAGCAAGCAACACaaggcctga
- the LOC139564908 gene encoding ELAV-like protein 3 isoform X3 produces the protein MSRMVTQIISTMETQVSNGPSGTSLPNGPVISTNGATDDSKTNLIVNYLPQNMTQEEFKSLFGSIGEIESCKLVRDKITGIHDASAGQSLGYGFVNYVDPNDADKAINTLNGLKLQTKTIKVSYARPSSASIRDANLYVSGLPKTMTQKDMEQLFSQYGRIITSRILVDQVTGISRGVGFIRFDKRNEAEEAIKGLNGQKPLGAAEPITVKFANNPSQKTGQALLTQLYQTAARRYTGPLHHQTQRFSLIPPFGKGPDPNNSTKPILDNLLNASYGVKSSPSLLPRFSPITIDSMTSLAGVNLTGPTGAGWCIFVYNLSPEADESVLWQLFGPFGAVTNVKVIRDFTTNKCKGFGFVTMTNYDEAAMAIASLNGYRLGDRVLQVSFKTSKQHKA, from the exons CAGATAATCAGCACCATGGAAACCCAGGTGTCCAACGGTCCGAGCGGAACCAGCCTGCCTAATGGGCCAGTCATCAGCACCAACGGTGCCACAGACGACAGCAAGACCAACCTAATCGTCAACTACCTGCCTCAGAACATGACCCAGGAGGAATTCAAGAGCCTATTCGGTAGCATCGGAGAGATTGAATCCTGCAAACTGGTCCGAGACAAGATTACAGGTATTCATGATGCTTCAGCAG GCCAGAGTTTGGGCTATGGGTTCGTAAACTATGTGGATCCCAATGACGCAGACAAGGCCATCAACACACTCAACGGTCTCAAACTGCAGACCAAAACAATTAAG GTATCGTACGCCCGCCCCAGTTCAGCTTCTATCCGTGATGCCAACCTGTATGTGAGCGGTCTGCCTAAGACCATGACCCAGAAGGACATGGAGCAGCTGTTCTCCCAGTATGGACGCATCATCACCTCCCGCATCCTGGTGGACCAGGTTACAG GTATATCGCGAGGAGTGGGCTTCATCCGGTTTGACAAGCGGAACGAGGCGGAAGAGGCCATCAAGGGCCTGAACGGCCAGAAGCCCCTGGGCGCAGCCGAACCCATCACGGTGAAGTTCGCCAACAACCCCAGCCAGAAGACGGGCCAGGCCCTGCTCACCCAGCTGTACCAGACCGCTGCACGCCGCTACACTGGCCCCCTGCACCACCAGACTCAGCGCTTCAG CCTCATCCCTCCATTTGGAAAGGGACCAGATCCAAATAACAGCACAAAACCAAT ACTCGACAATTTACTAAACGCCAGCTACGGAGTCAAGAG ttctccctctctccttcctaggTTCTCCCCCATCACCATCGACAGCATGACCAGCCTGGCGGGAGTCAACCTGACCGGGCCCACCGGAGCCGGCTGGTGCATCTTCGTCTACAACCTATCGCCCGAGGCTGACGAAAGCGTCCTGTGGCAGCTGTTTGGGCCCTTCGGCGCCGTCACAAACGTCAAGGTCATCCGTGACTTCACCACCAACAAATGTAAGGGCTTCGGCTTCGTCACCATGACCAACTACGACGAGGCAGCCATGGCCATCGCTAGTCTCAACGGCTACCGCTTGGGAGACCGCGTGCTGCAGGTCTCCTTCAAGACCAGCAAGCAACACaaggcctga
- the LOC139564908 gene encoding ELAV-like protein 3 isoform X11: MSRMVTQIISTMETQVSNGPSGTSLPNGPVISTNGATDDSKTNLIVNYLPQNMTQEEFKSLFGSIGEIESCKLVRDKITGIHDASAGQSLGYGFVNYVDPNDADKAINTLNGLKLQTKTIKVSYARPSSASIRDANLYVSGLPKTMTQKDMEQLFSQYGRIITSRILVDQVTAGISRGVGFIRFDKRNEAEEAIKGLNGQKPLGAAEPITVKFANNPSQKTGQALLTQLYQTAARRYTGPLHHQTQRFRFSPITIDSMTSLAGVNLTGPTGAGWCIFVYNLSPEADESVLWQLFGPFGAVTNVKVIRDFTTNKCKGFGFVTMTNYDEAAMAIASLNGYRLGDRVLQVSFKTSKQHKA; encoded by the exons CAGATAATCAGCACCATGGAAACCCAGGTGTCCAACGGTCCGAGCGGAACCAGCCTGCCTAATGGGCCAGTCATCAGCACCAACGGTGCCACAGACGACAGCAAGACCAACCTAATCGTCAACTACCTGCCTCAGAACATGACCCAGGAGGAATTCAAGAGCCTATTCGGTAGCATCGGAGAGATTGAATCCTGCAAACTGGTCCGAGACAAGATTACAGGTATTCATGATGCTTCAGCAG GCCAGAGTTTGGGCTATGGGTTCGTAAACTATGTGGATCCCAATGACGCAGACAAGGCCATCAACACACTCAACGGTCTCAAACTGCAGACCAAAACAATTAAG GTATCGTACGCCCGCCCCAGTTCAGCTTCTATCCGTGATGCCAACCTGTATGTGAGCGGTCTGCCTAAGACCATGACCCAGAAGGACATGGAGCAGCTGTTCTCCCAGTATGGACGCATCATCACCTCCCGCATCCTGGTGGACCAGGTTACAG CAGGTATATCGCGAGGAGTGGGCTTCATCCGGTTTGACAAGCGGAACGAGGCGGAAGAGGCCATCAAGGGCCTGAACGGCCAGAAGCCCCTGGGCGCAGCCGAACCCATCACGGTGAAGTTCGCCAACAACCCCAGCCAGAAGACGGGCCAGGCCCTGCTCACCCAGCTGTACCAGACCGCTGCACGCCGCTACACTGGCCCCCTGCACCACCAGACTCAGCGCTTCAG gTTCTCCCCCATCACCATCGACAGCATGACCAGCCTGGCGGGAGTCAACCTGACCGGGCCCACCGGAGCCGGCTGGTGCATCTTCGTCTACAACCTATCGCCCGAGGCTGACGAAAGCGTCCTGTGGCAGCTGTTTGGGCCCTTCGGCGCCGTCACAAACGTCAAGGTCATCCGTGACTTCACCACCAACAAATGTAAGGGCTTCGGCTTCGTCACCATGACCAACTACGACGAGGCAGCCATGGCCATCGCTAGTCTCAACGGCTACCGCTTGGGAGACCGCGTGCTGCAGGTCTCCTTCAAGACCAGCAAGCAACACaaggcctga
- the LOC139564908 gene encoding ELAV-like protein 3 isoform X7: MSRMVTQIISTMETQVSNGPSGTSLPNGPVISTNGATDDSKTNLIVNYLPQNMTQEEFKSLFGSIGEIESCKLVRDKITGQSLGYGFVNYVDPNDADKAINTLNGLKLQTKTIKVSYARPSSASIRDANLYVSGLPKTMTQKDMEQLFSQYGRIITSRILVDQVTGISRGVGFIRFDKRNEAEEAIKGLNGQKPLGAAEPITVKFANNPSQKTGQALLTQLYQTAARRYTGPLHHQTQRFSLIPPFGKGPDPNNSTKPILDNLLNASYGVKSSPSLLPRFSPITIDSMTSLAGVNLTGPTGAGWCIFVYNLSPEADESVLWQLFGPFGAVTNVKVIRDFTTNKCKGFGFVTMTNYDEAAMAIASLNGYRLGDRVLQVSFKTSKQHKA; the protein is encoded by the exons CAGATAATCAGCACCATGGAAACCCAGGTGTCCAACGGTCCGAGCGGAACCAGCCTGCCTAATGGGCCAGTCATCAGCACCAACGGTGCCACAGACGACAGCAAGACCAACCTAATCGTCAACTACCTGCCTCAGAACATGACCCAGGAGGAATTCAAGAGCCTATTCGGTAGCATCGGAGAGATTGAATCCTGCAAACTGGTCCGAGACAAGATTACAG GCCAGAGTTTGGGCTATGGGTTCGTAAACTATGTGGATCCCAATGACGCAGACAAGGCCATCAACACACTCAACGGTCTCAAACTGCAGACCAAAACAATTAAG GTATCGTACGCCCGCCCCAGTTCAGCTTCTATCCGTGATGCCAACCTGTATGTGAGCGGTCTGCCTAAGACCATGACCCAGAAGGACATGGAGCAGCTGTTCTCCCAGTATGGACGCATCATCACCTCCCGCATCCTGGTGGACCAGGTTACAG GTATATCGCGAGGAGTGGGCTTCATCCGGTTTGACAAGCGGAACGAGGCGGAAGAGGCCATCAAGGGCCTGAACGGCCAGAAGCCCCTGGGCGCAGCCGAACCCATCACGGTGAAGTTCGCCAACAACCCCAGCCAGAAGACGGGCCAGGCCCTGCTCACCCAGCTGTACCAGACCGCTGCACGCCGCTACACTGGCCCCCTGCACCACCAGACTCAGCGCTTCAG CCTCATCCCTCCATTTGGAAAGGGACCAGATCCAAATAACAGCACAAAACCAAT ACTCGACAATTTACTAAACGCCAGCTACGGAGTCAAGAG ttctccctctctccttcctaggTTCTCCCCCATCACCATCGACAGCATGACCAGCCTGGCGGGAGTCAACCTGACCGGGCCCACCGGAGCCGGCTGGTGCATCTTCGTCTACAACCTATCGCCCGAGGCTGACGAAAGCGTCCTGTGGCAGCTGTTTGGGCCCTTCGGCGCCGTCACAAACGTCAAGGTCATCCGTGACTTCACCACCAACAAATGTAAGGGCTTCGGCTTCGTCACCATGACCAACTACGACGAGGCAGCCATGGCCATCGCTAGTCTCAACGGCTACCGCTTGGGAGACCGCGTGCTGCAGGTCTCCTTCAAGACCAGCAAGCAACACaaggcctga
- the LOC139564908 gene encoding ELAV-like protein 3 isoform X5 — MSRMVTQIISTMETQVSNGPSGTSLPNGPVISTNGATDDSKTNLIVNYLPQNMTQEEFKSLFGSIGEIESCKLVRDKITGIHDASAGQSLGYGFVNYVDPNDADKAINTLNGLKLQTKTIKVSYARPSSASIRDANLYVSGLPKTMTQKDMEQLFSQYGRIITSRILVDQVTAGISRGVGFIRFDKRNEAEEAIKGLNGQKPLGAAEPITVKFANNPSQKTGQALLTQLYQTAARRYTGPLHHQTQRFSLIPPFGKGPDPNNSTKPILDNLLNASYGVKRFSPITIDSMTSLAGVNLTGPTGAGWCIFVYNLSPEADESVLWQLFGPFGAVTNVKVIRDFTTNKCKGFGFVTMTNYDEAAMAIASLNGYRLGDRVLQVSFKTSKQHKA, encoded by the exons CAGATAATCAGCACCATGGAAACCCAGGTGTCCAACGGTCCGAGCGGAACCAGCCTGCCTAATGGGCCAGTCATCAGCACCAACGGTGCCACAGACGACAGCAAGACCAACCTAATCGTCAACTACCTGCCTCAGAACATGACCCAGGAGGAATTCAAGAGCCTATTCGGTAGCATCGGAGAGATTGAATCCTGCAAACTGGTCCGAGACAAGATTACAGGTATTCATGATGCTTCAGCAG GCCAGAGTTTGGGCTATGGGTTCGTAAACTATGTGGATCCCAATGACGCAGACAAGGCCATCAACACACTCAACGGTCTCAAACTGCAGACCAAAACAATTAAG GTATCGTACGCCCGCCCCAGTTCAGCTTCTATCCGTGATGCCAACCTGTATGTGAGCGGTCTGCCTAAGACCATGACCCAGAAGGACATGGAGCAGCTGTTCTCCCAGTATGGACGCATCATCACCTCCCGCATCCTGGTGGACCAGGTTACAG CAGGTATATCGCGAGGAGTGGGCTTCATCCGGTTTGACAAGCGGAACGAGGCGGAAGAGGCCATCAAGGGCCTGAACGGCCAGAAGCCCCTGGGCGCAGCCGAACCCATCACGGTGAAGTTCGCCAACAACCCCAGCCAGAAGACGGGCCAGGCCCTGCTCACCCAGCTGTACCAGACCGCTGCACGCCGCTACACTGGCCCCCTGCACCACCAGACTCAGCGCTTCAG CCTCATCCCTCCATTTGGAAAGGGACCAGATCCAAATAACAGCACAAAACCAAT ACTCGACAATTTACTAAACGCCAGCTACGGAGTCAAGAG gTTCTCCCCCATCACCATCGACAGCATGACCAGCCTGGCGGGAGTCAACCTGACCGGGCCCACCGGAGCCGGCTGGTGCATCTTCGTCTACAACCTATCGCCCGAGGCTGACGAAAGCGTCCTGTGGCAGCTGTTTGGGCCCTTCGGCGCCGTCACAAACGTCAAGGTCATCCGTGACTTCACCACCAACAAATGTAAGGGCTTCGGCTTCGTCACCATGACCAACTACGACGAGGCAGCCATGGCCATCGCTAGTCTCAACGGCTACCGCTTGGGAGACCGCGTGCTGCAGGTCTCCTTCAAGACCAGCAAGCAACACaaggcctga